The Scophthalmus maximus strain ysfricsl-2021 chromosome 7, ASM2237912v1, whole genome shotgun sequence genome includes a window with the following:
- the si:ch211-1e14.1 gene encoding UPF0606 protein KIAA1549 isoform X1, which translates to MAGLVVSSSVGLVLMLEALMRVHGRRPAVFLGMTLWATLIAADSPIAADESLLDSTYQPMGLLGDGTSSTRSSPSSLPTSHHTAFESLDSPGGLSSITEPNHEARTAYTLFHWAHVPSENSKPFMPSVLPAEEPQPLPTTSLSPSEHVLGSSPQFEAPAKLSTDWRLARINPVKQSSPLSPTLKRPQRQSQSNTSLTPLSPTTSRLSLTSGQKALDATLTAPKKQQDDVPEQMPTIMASQPGQPLEPPNLAFTDYPADESYSKILDVNQLSPSRAPLQENKPAHGINMLPNSDELLAPGYNVPFSAPHLTSPLSQPTEVAPEDFYPTNTMEFDWGSGDYLETMSFLNADGDDYALVTKVPSDSYEAEDYTESYDTSFPSRVGISPSSLLPLHISPSPSLVTEYSTIVPLTSIHPSSFSSTIHYTLEPTPTANSDTPDASDVDWPDTFTIQPTDVLLPDMNSLEYYTIQLTKENDGSDTGAEHRGNVTVVAIPTTEITPTSNFTSDTKPTEEESSSDPSGFEPHGESTTEVTTEQSPQLVNVSEPFLDPSIVPSYFLDSSSSIWGGKVPATDWSAPTPTVGLDSTAFSEDILPHATSLLPDYVLSSSSMTDVHWFVTEPFMQSSIHTTPVLTATVAFSPGSTELLANTTAGATDLTPQDWTFTTEQIHNISLVSAEPASNVTVGPPVILGDQGVTEDGVDVPATMTLIPTSSEAHKVSALPSTTAASTTSHQAPTRITAASEASSSISINSTKSGKTTTTAPTTRQYLCNLDNPAYLVKIGFPSGATVGYAKSQVRDILKVEFNKSVELQVVDPPPKFMFRVVSGPVVYTAISVINSLRKSGRRFLSVSPNWITPDSKYQVHTVLQFVPIHIDVRFCNFSESIKKGLTMAFAEVRRRSKESTNFTVHIVNITMDAPKYKEQRLVRQPVDITFTVRGSRGYLMGSEISNALIKLTMVEFSYYMGFPVQQIAEPFHYPELNTSQLLRASWVRTVLLGVLDQKAGERTFQANMERRVAMLLGEAMGLVRRVKRATAIGNSSVQVVSASRLMGDDHPLEIVYFVEGPSGQRLPAVQAANLLNGLDVQRAAIVLGYRVQGILALPVEKVTSSPSDTENTNIWIVVGVVIPLLVVIVIISILYWKLCRTDKLEFQPDAMTSIQQQRQKLQAPSVKGFDFAKLHLGQQSKDDVMVIQEPGPLGPGPGSLPLSLKDGLSPSENGEIPTPMSRHSASSTKASRSGRRRERISPSDGDSVVSDHSSEREATEENQRAHATPSDSKQTRKLPINVLNGPPPMNGPNEQLSSASIFEHVDRMSRAAEASRRLPNKVQLIAMQPIPVPPLHSPPINGKLSDANQINKEIQVALRHKSEIEHHRNKIRLRAKRKGHYDFPAMDDVNGNLGDAKDQDRIYHKAQMQIDKILDPDVQMPSIFMDSKKSGRGRRSPKQRMKEQLNGDKDHLITDDSEAAYRKCPGVNNVAYVSDPDQGPVSPHGSPSPTDDVFLGPASSPPGHAPPPPPYMPPQPSIEEARQQMHSLLDDAFALVSPTSQGSTAGITLPGVGINAPGSSPPGRGPRAWGPNYPPLAPFPSRFTELSLSPPSVQGLTPRQGLGSSYLPPGDAAGLGEQFQPDSLYSGRGLYADELPSSARPRPVGGTTGAQFHHLTQVGLSSRLNGYPAGARAAPGQNGGLGWNHYHDDNFSRAEPEKDAFMDCPDYSPSPIFQMPRSGIRDPSAPPPAHLDPPVGGYMSAPPPLDTSPPNHSSASLIKAIREELLRLSQKQAAMPGYHS; encoded by the exons CAGATGAGTCTCTGTTAGACTCCACATACCAACCCATGGGACTTCTTGGAGATGGTACAAGTTCAACGAGATCATCACCATCCAGCTTACCAACCTCACATCACACTGCCTTTGAGAGCCTCGACTCACCTGGCGGCCTGTCATCCATTACTGAACCTAACCATGAAGCCAGGACTGCTTACACTCTCTTTCATTGGGCACATGTTCCCTCTGAAAACTCCAAACCCTTCATGCCAAGTGTCCTCCCTGCAGAAGAACCACAACCTCTTCCCACTACCTCTTTAAGCCCCTCTGAACATGTATTGGGGTCTAGTCCACAATTTGAGGCACCAGCTAAACTCTCCACAGACTGGAGGCTGGCCCGGATAAATCCTGTCAAGCaatcttcccctctctctccaactcTTAAAAGACCCCAGCGGCAGTCTCAGTCAAATACTTCCTTAACACCATTAAGCCCAACAACATCTCGGCTCAGTCTTACTTCTGGGCAGAAAGCTCTGGATGCGACCCTTACGGCTCCCAAAAAGCAGCAGGATGATGTGCCAGAGCAAATGCCGACAATCATGGCCTCACAGCCTGGTCAGCCTCTTGAGCCCCCTAATCTGGCCTTTACTGACTATCCAGCAGATGAATCTTACAGTAAAATCTTGGATGTGAACCAGCTGAGCCCCAGCCGTGCGCCCTTGCAGGAGAACAAACCAGCACATGGCATAAACATGCTACCCAACTCAGATGAGCTTCTGGCCCCTGGCTACAATGTGCCTTTCAGCGCCCCCCACCTTACATCACCTTTATCTCAACCCACTGAGGTTGCTCCGGAGGACTTCTACCCCACCAACACCATGGAATTTGACTGGGGGTCCGGGGACTACTTGGAGACAATGTCATTCTTGAATGCAGATGGAGACGACTATGCTTTGGTCACCAAGGTGCCCTCGGACTCCTATGAAGCAGAGGACTATACAGAAAGCTATGACACATCTTTCCCTTCCAGAGTGGGCATATCTCCTTCATCCTTGCTCCCTCTTCACATCTCACCGTCTCCCAGCCTTGTGACGGAGTACAGCACCATTGTTCCACTAACATCCATCCacccttcctctttttcctccacaaTTCACTATACACTGGAACCTACACCCACAGCTAACAGTGATACACCTGATGCATCCGACGTAGATTGGCCGGATACTTTCACAATCCAACCGACAGATGTCCTTTTGCCCGACATGAACAGCTTGGAGTATTACACCATTCAGTTGACCAAGGAGAATGATGGTTCAGACACTGGAGCTGAACACAGAGGGAACGTTACCGTGGTGGCTATTCCTACTACAGAGATCACACCCACCAGCAACTTCACCAGTGACACCAAACCAACGGAGGAAGAGTCATCCAGTGATCCGTCAGGGTTTGAGCCTCATGGTGAATCAACCACAGAAGTAACCACAGAGCAGAGTCCTCAGCTGGTCAATGTTTCTGAGCCTTTTCTGGATCCTTCAATAGTCCCAAGCTACTTCCTTGATTCCTCTTCTTCCATCTGGGGTGGTAAGGTACCTGCCACAGATTGGTCTGCACCTACTCCGACTGTTGGCCTGGACAGCACTGCATTTTCAGAAGATATACTACCCCATGCCACTTCATTGCTGCCAGACTATgtgttgtcttcctcctctaTGACAGATGTCCATTGGTTTGTTACGGAGCCATTTATGCAAAGCAGCATACATACCACTCCTGTATTAACTGCAACTGTAGCCTTCTCTCCCGGTTCAACGGAACTTCTTGCCAACACAACTGCTGGTGCAACCGACTTAACTCCACAAGACTGGACTTTCACAACTGAACAAATTCATAATATCAGTTTAGTTTCAGCTGAGCCGGCATCTAATGTCACGGTGGGCCCCCCAGTCATTTTGGGTGATCAGGGCGTAACTGAAGATGGAGTTGACGTCCCAGCCACAATGACCTTGATCCCAACTAGCAGTGAAGCTCATAAAGTCTCTGCCCTACCCTCAACTACAGCTGCCAGCACCACCTCTCATCAAGCCCCAACAAGAATCACTGCCGCCTCTGAAGCCTCAAGTAGTATCAGCATCAATTCTACCAAGAGTGGAAAGaccacaactacagcaccaacgACGAGACAGTATCTCTGCAACCTTGACAATCCTGCTTATTTAGTCAAAATTg GTTTTCCCTCTGGGGCCACTGTTGGATATGCCAAATCTCAAGTCAGAGACATACTGAAAGTAGAATTCAACAAGTCAGTGGAGCTGCAG GTTGTGGACCCCCCACCAAAGTTTATGTTTCGGGTCGTGTCCGGCCCAGTTGTGTACACAGCCATATCTGTCATCAACAGTCTGCGAAAGTCTGGGCGCcgcttcctgtctgtgtctcccaACTGGATAACACCCGATAGTAAATATCAAGTCCACACAG TGCTGCAGTTCGTTCCCATTCACATAGACGTGCGGTTCTGCAACTTCAGTGAGAGCATTAAGAAAGGTTTGACCATGGCCTTTGCAGAAGTGCGTCGCCGCTCAAAGGAGTCAACTAACTTCACAGTGCAC ATTGTAAACATCACCATGGATGCTCCAAAATATAAGGAACAACGGCTAGTGAGGCAGCCGGTGGACATCACCTTCACCGTGCGTGGCTCCAGGGGATATCTGATGGGGTCCGAGATCAGCAATGCTCTGATAAAGCTCACCATGGTGGAATTCAGCTACTACATGGGATTTCCTGTACAGCAGATTGCTGAGC CATTCCATTATCCCGAGTTGAACACCAGCCAGTTGCTTCGCGCCTCCTGGGTTAGAACAG TGCTCCTTGGTGTGCTCGACCAGAAAGCGGGAGAGAGGACTTTCCAGGCCAACATGGAGCGTCGGGTGGCCATGTTACTTGGGGAGGCTATGGGACTTGTCAGACGTGTTAAGAGAGCCACCGCCATAGGCAACAGCAGCGTGCAG GTTGTGAGTGCGAGCCGGCTCATGGGCGATGACCACCCCCTGGAGATAGTGTATTTCGTGGAGGGTCCCAGTGGTCAGCGGCTGCCTGCGGTCCAAGCAGCCAACCTGCTCAATGGCCTGGACGTTCAAAGGGCCGCCATTGTCTTGGGATATCGTGTCCAGGGTATCCTGGCACTGC CTGTAGAGAAAGTGACATCTTCGCCCTCCGACACTGAGAACACCAATATATGGATCGTCGTCGGGGTGGTGATCCCCCtcctcgtcgtcatcgtcatcatctcGATCCTGTACTGGAAACTGTGTCGCACGGACAAGCTGGAATTCCAGCCGGACGCCATGACCTCcatccagcagcagagacagaag TTGCAGGCTCCCAGTGTGAAAGGCTTTGACTTTGCCAAGCTGCACCTTGGCCAGCAGAGTAAGGACGATGTCATGGTGATCCAGGAGCCCGGCCCGTTGGGGCCTGGCCCGGGGTCCCTCCCCCTGTCCCTCAAAGACGGCCTCAGTCCGTCCGAGAACGGGGAGATCCCCACGCCCATGTCCAGacactccgcctcctccaccaaGGCGTCCCGCAGCGGAAGACGGCGAGAAAG AATCTCACCATCAGACGGTGACTCGGTGGTAAGTGACCATTCCAGCGAGCGGGAAGCAACCGAGGAGAACCAGAGAGCCCATGCCACGCCCAGCGACAGCAAGCAGACCCGCAAGCTCCCCATCAATGTTTTAAATG GTCCTCCACCGATGAATGGTCCGAACGAACAGCTGTCGTCGGCCTCCATCTTTGAACACGTCGACCGGATGTCCCGCGCCGCGGAGGCAAGCCGGAGGCTCCCCAACAAAGTCCAGCTTATTGCCATGCAGCCCATACCGGTCCCGCCGCTGCACAGCCCACCCATCAATGGCAAACTGTCAGACGCCAATCAAATTAACAAAGAG ATCCAGGTAGCCCTGAGGCACAAGTCAGAGATTGAGCACCACCGTAACAAGATACGACTGCGAGCCAAGAGGAAGGGCCACTACGACTTCCCCGCCATGGACGACGTGAATGGCAACCTCGGCGACGCGAAGGACCAGGACCGCATCTATCATAAGGCACAGATGCAGATTGATAAGATCCTGGATCCAGATGTTCAGATGCCCTCCATCTTCATGGACTCCAAGAAAAG TGGCCGGGGGAGACGCTCTCCCAAACAGAGGATGAAGGAGCAGCTGAACGGAGACAAAGACCACCTGATCACTGACGACAGTGAGGCCGCGTACAGAAAGTGTCCGGGGGTCAATAACGTGGCTTATGTG TCGGACCCCGACCAAGGCCCGGTATCCCCTCACGGGAGCCCCTCCCCCACCGACGACGTCTTCCTGGgtcccgcctcctctcctccgggCCAcgcccctcccccgcccccctaCATGCCCCCTCAGCCCTCCATCGAGGAGGCGCGGCAGCAGATGCACTCCCTGCTGGACGACGCCTTCGCCCTGGTGTCGCCCACCTCTCAGGGCAGCACGGCGGGGATCACTCTCCCCGGGGTCGGCATCAACGCACCCGGCTCCAGCCCTCCGGGTCGGGGCCCCAGAGCCTGGGGTCCCAACTACCCACCTCTCGCCCCTTTCCCCAGT AGGTTCACCGAGCTGAGTCTGTCCCCTCCGTCAGTCCAGGGCCTGACACCGAG GCAGGGCCTCGGCTCCAGCTACCTGCCGCCAGGAGACGCGGCAGGCCTCGGTGAGCAGTTCCAGCCAGACAGCCTGTACTCTGGCAGGGGCCTGTACGCCGATGAGCTGCCCTCATCTGCGAGACCGCGGCCAGTTGGGGGAACTACAG GCGCCCAGTTCCATCATCTCACACAAGTGGGTCTGTCCAGCCGGTTGAACGGTTACCCGGCGGGGGCCAGAGCCGCCCCGGGCCAGAATGGAGGCCTCGGCTGGAACCACTACCATGACGACAACTTCTCCAGAGCGGAGCCCGAAAAAGACGCA TTCATGGACTGTCCTGACTACTCACCCTCCCCTATCTTCCAGATGCCCAGGAGTGGTATCAGGGATCCTTCGGCACCGCCGCCCGCCCACCTAGATCCCCCCGTGGGGGGCTACATGTCCGCCCCGCCGCCACTGGATACGTCTCCTCCTAACCACTCCTCCGCCTCCCTGATCAAGGCCATCAGGGAGGAGCTGCTGCGTCTCTCCCAGAAACAGGCAGCTATGCCCGGCTACCACAGCTGA
- the si:ch211-1e14.1 gene encoding UPF0606 protein KIAA1549 isoform X3 produces the protein MAGLVVSSSVGLVLMLEALMRVHGRRPAVFLGMTLWATLIAADSPIAADESLLDSTYQPMGLLGDGTSSTRSSPSSLPTSHHTAFESLDSPGGLSSITEPNHEARTAYTLFHWAHVPSENSKPFMPSVLPAEEPQPLPTTSLSPSEHVLGSSPQFEAPAKLSTDWRLARINPVKQSSPLSPTLKRPQRQSQSNTSLTPLSPTTSRLSLTSGQKALDATLTAPKKQQDDVPEQMPTIMASQPGQPLEPPNLAFTDYPADESYSKILDVNQLSPSRAPLQENKPAHGINMLPNSDELLAPGYNVPFSAPHLTSPLSQPTEVAPEDFYPTNTMEFDWGSGDYLETMSFLNADGDDYALVTKVPSDSYEAEDYTESYDTSFPSRVGISPSSLLPLHISPSPSLVTEYSTIVPLTSIHPSSFSSTIHYTLEPTPTANSDTPDASDVDWPDTFTIQPTDVLLPDMNSLEYYTIQLTKENDGSDTGAEHRGNVTVVAIPTTEITPTSNFTSDTKPTEEESSSDPSGFEPHGESTTEVTTEQSPQLVNVSEPFLDPSIVPSYFLDSSSSIWGGKVPATDWSAPTPTVGLDSTAFSEDILPHATSLLPDYVLSSSSMTDVHWFVTEPFMQSSIHTTPVLTATVAFSPGSTELLANTTAGATDLTPQDWTFTTEQIHNISLVSAEPASNVTVGPPVILGDQGVTEDGVDVPATMTLIPTSSEAHKVSALPSTTAASTTSHQAPTRITAASEASSSISINSTKSGKTTTTAPTTRQYLCNLDNPAYLVKIGFPSGATVGYAKSQVRDILKVEFNKSVELQVVDPPPKFMFRVVSGPVVYTAISVINSLRKSGRRFLSVSPNWITPDSKYQVHTVLQFVPIHIDVRFCNFSESIKKGLTMAFAEVRRRSKESTNFTVHIVNITMDAPKYKEQRLVRQPVDITFTVRGSRGYLMGSEISNALIKLTMVEFSYYMGFPVQQIAEPFHYPELNTSQLLRASWVRTVLLGVLDQKAGERTFQANMERRVAMLLGEAMGLVRRVKRATAIGNSSVQVVSASRLMGDDHPLEIVYFVEGPSGQRLPAVQAANLLNGLDVQRAAIVLGYRVQGILALPVEKVTSSPSDTENTNIWIVVGVVIPLLVVIVIISILYWKLCRTDKLEFQPDAMTSIQQQRQKLQAPSVKGFDFAKLHLGQQSKDDVMVIQEPGPLGPGPGSLPLSLKDGLSPSENGEIPTPMSRHSASSTKASRSGRRRERISPSDGDSVVSDHSSEREATEENQRAHATPSDSKQTRKLPINVLNGPPPMNGPNEQLSSASIFEHVDRMSRAAEASRRLPNKVQLIAMQPIPVPPLHSPPINGKLSDANQINKEIQVALRHKSEIEHHRNKIRLRAKRKGHYDFPAMDDVNGNLGDAKDQDRIYHKAQMQIDKILDPDVQMPSIFMDSKKSGRGRRSPKQRMKEQLNGDKDHLITDDSEAAYRKCPGVNNVAYVSDPDQGPVSPHGSPSPTDDVFLGPASSPPGHAPPPPPYMPPQPSIEEARQQMHSLLDDAFALVSPTSQGSTAGITLPGVGINAPGSSPPGRGPRAWGPNYPPLAPFPSRFTELSLSPPSVQGLTPRQGLGSSYLPPGDAAGLGEQFQPDSLYSGRGLYADELPSSARPRPVGGTTGAQFHHLTQVGLSSRLNGYPAGARAAPGQNGGLGWNHYHDDNFSRAEPEKDAMPRSGIRDPSAPPPAHLDPPVGGYMSAPPPLDTSPPNHSSASLIKAIREELLRLSQKQAAMPGYHS, from the exons CAGATGAGTCTCTGTTAGACTCCACATACCAACCCATGGGACTTCTTGGAGATGGTACAAGTTCAACGAGATCATCACCATCCAGCTTACCAACCTCACATCACACTGCCTTTGAGAGCCTCGACTCACCTGGCGGCCTGTCATCCATTACTGAACCTAACCATGAAGCCAGGACTGCTTACACTCTCTTTCATTGGGCACATGTTCCCTCTGAAAACTCCAAACCCTTCATGCCAAGTGTCCTCCCTGCAGAAGAACCACAACCTCTTCCCACTACCTCTTTAAGCCCCTCTGAACATGTATTGGGGTCTAGTCCACAATTTGAGGCACCAGCTAAACTCTCCACAGACTGGAGGCTGGCCCGGATAAATCCTGTCAAGCaatcttcccctctctctccaactcTTAAAAGACCCCAGCGGCAGTCTCAGTCAAATACTTCCTTAACACCATTAAGCCCAACAACATCTCGGCTCAGTCTTACTTCTGGGCAGAAAGCTCTGGATGCGACCCTTACGGCTCCCAAAAAGCAGCAGGATGATGTGCCAGAGCAAATGCCGACAATCATGGCCTCACAGCCTGGTCAGCCTCTTGAGCCCCCTAATCTGGCCTTTACTGACTATCCAGCAGATGAATCTTACAGTAAAATCTTGGATGTGAACCAGCTGAGCCCCAGCCGTGCGCCCTTGCAGGAGAACAAACCAGCACATGGCATAAACATGCTACCCAACTCAGATGAGCTTCTGGCCCCTGGCTACAATGTGCCTTTCAGCGCCCCCCACCTTACATCACCTTTATCTCAACCCACTGAGGTTGCTCCGGAGGACTTCTACCCCACCAACACCATGGAATTTGACTGGGGGTCCGGGGACTACTTGGAGACAATGTCATTCTTGAATGCAGATGGAGACGACTATGCTTTGGTCACCAAGGTGCCCTCGGACTCCTATGAAGCAGAGGACTATACAGAAAGCTATGACACATCTTTCCCTTCCAGAGTGGGCATATCTCCTTCATCCTTGCTCCCTCTTCACATCTCACCGTCTCCCAGCCTTGTGACGGAGTACAGCACCATTGTTCCACTAACATCCATCCacccttcctctttttcctccacaaTTCACTATACACTGGAACCTACACCCACAGCTAACAGTGATACACCTGATGCATCCGACGTAGATTGGCCGGATACTTTCACAATCCAACCGACAGATGTCCTTTTGCCCGACATGAACAGCTTGGAGTATTACACCATTCAGTTGACCAAGGAGAATGATGGTTCAGACACTGGAGCTGAACACAGAGGGAACGTTACCGTGGTGGCTATTCCTACTACAGAGATCACACCCACCAGCAACTTCACCAGTGACACCAAACCAACGGAGGAAGAGTCATCCAGTGATCCGTCAGGGTTTGAGCCTCATGGTGAATCAACCACAGAAGTAACCACAGAGCAGAGTCCTCAGCTGGTCAATGTTTCTGAGCCTTTTCTGGATCCTTCAATAGTCCCAAGCTACTTCCTTGATTCCTCTTCTTCCATCTGGGGTGGTAAGGTACCTGCCACAGATTGGTCTGCACCTACTCCGACTGTTGGCCTGGACAGCACTGCATTTTCAGAAGATATACTACCCCATGCCACTTCATTGCTGCCAGACTATgtgttgtcttcctcctctaTGACAGATGTCCATTGGTTTGTTACGGAGCCATTTATGCAAAGCAGCATACATACCACTCCTGTATTAACTGCAACTGTAGCCTTCTCTCCCGGTTCAACGGAACTTCTTGCCAACACAACTGCTGGTGCAACCGACTTAACTCCACAAGACTGGACTTTCACAACTGAACAAATTCATAATATCAGTTTAGTTTCAGCTGAGCCGGCATCTAATGTCACGGTGGGCCCCCCAGTCATTTTGGGTGATCAGGGCGTAACTGAAGATGGAGTTGACGTCCCAGCCACAATGACCTTGATCCCAACTAGCAGTGAAGCTCATAAAGTCTCTGCCCTACCCTCAACTACAGCTGCCAGCACCACCTCTCATCAAGCCCCAACAAGAATCACTGCCGCCTCTGAAGCCTCAAGTAGTATCAGCATCAATTCTACCAAGAGTGGAAAGaccacaactacagcaccaacgACGAGACAGTATCTCTGCAACCTTGACAATCCTGCTTATTTAGTCAAAATTg GTTTTCCCTCTGGGGCCACTGTTGGATATGCCAAATCTCAAGTCAGAGACATACTGAAAGTAGAATTCAACAAGTCAGTGGAGCTGCAG GTTGTGGACCCCCCACCAAAGTTTATGTTTCGGGTCGTGTCCGGCCCAGTTGTGTACACAGCCATATCTGTCATCAACAGTCTGCGAAAGTCTGGGCGCcgcttcctgtctgtgtctcccaACTGGATAACACCCGATAGTAAATATCAAGTCCACACAG TGCTGCAGTTCGTTCCCATTCACATAGACGTGCGGTTCTGCAACTTCAGTGAGAGCATTAAGAAAGGTTTGACCATGGCCTTTGCAGAAGTGCGTCGCCGCTCAAAGGAGTCAACTAACTTCACAGTGCAC ATTGTAAACATCACCATGGATGCTCCAAAATATAAGGAACAACGGCTAGTGAGGCAGCCGGTGGACATCACCTTCACCGTGCGTGGCTCCAGGGGATATCTGATGGGGTCCGAGATCAGCAATGCTCTGATAAAGCTCACCATGGTGGAATTCAGCTACTACATGGGATTTCCTGTACAGCAGATTGCTGAGC CATTCCATTATCCCGAGTTGAACACCAGCCAGTTGCTTCGCGCCTCCTGGGTTAGAACAG TGCTCCTTGGTGTGCTCGACCAGAAAGCGGGAGAGAGGACTTTCCAGGCCAACATGGAGCGTCGGGTGGCCATGTTACTTGGGGAGGCTATGGGACTTGTCAGACGTGTTAAGAGAGCCACCGCCATAGGCAACAGCAGCGTGCAG GTTGTGAGTGCGAGCCGGCTCATGGGCGATGACCACCCCCTGGAGATAGTGTATTTCGTGGAGGGTCCCAGTGGTCAGCGGCTGCCTGCGGTCCAAGCAGCCAACCTGCTCAATGGCCTGGACGTTCAAAGGGCCGCCATTGTCTTGGGATATCGTGTCCAGGGTATCCTGGCACTGC CTGTAGAGAAAGTGACATCTTCGCCCTCCGACACTGAGAACACCAATATATGGATCGTCGTCGGGGTGGTGATCCCCCtcctcgtcgtcatcgtcatcatctcGATCCTGTACTGGAAACTGTGTCGCACGGACAAGCTGGAATTCCAGCCGGACGCCATGACCTCcatccagcagcagagacagaag TTGCAGGCTCCCAGTGTGAAAGGCTTTGACTTTGCCAAGCTGCACCTTGGCCAGCAGAGTAAGGACGATGTCATGGTGATCCAGGAGCCCGGCCCGTTGGGGCCTGGCCCGGGGTCCCTCCCCCTGTCCCTCAAAGACGGCCTCAGTCCGTCCGAGAACGGGGAGATCCCCACGCCCATGTCCAGacactccgcctcctccaccaaGGCGTCCCGCAGCGGAAGACGGCGAGAAAG AATCTCACCATCAGACGGTGACTCGGTGGTAAGTGACCATTCCAGCGAGCGGGAAGCAACCGAGGAGAACCAGAGAGCCCATGCCACGCCCAGCGACAGCAAGCAGACCCGCAAGCTCCCCATCAATGTTTTAAATG GTCCTCCACCGATGAATGGTCCGAACGAACAGCTGTCGTCGGCCTCCATCTTTGAACACGTCGACCGGATGTCCCGCGCCGCGGAGGCAAGCCGGAGGCTCCCCAACAAAGTCCAGCTTATTGCCATGCAGCCCATACCGGTCCCGCCGCTGCACAGCCCACCCATCAATGGCAAACTGTCAGACGCCAATCAAATTAACAAAGAG ATCCAGGTAGCCCTGAGGCACAAGTCAGAGATTGAGCACCACCGTAACAAGATACGACTGCGAGCCAAGAGGAAGGGCCACTACGACTTCCCCGCCATGGACGACGTGAATGGCAACCTCGGCGACGCGAAGGACCAGGACCGCATCTATCATAAGGCACAGATGCAGATTGATAAGATCCTGGATCCAGATGTTCAGATGCCCTCCATCTTCATGGACTCCAAGAAAAG TGGCCGGGGGAGACGCTCTCCCAAACAGAGGATGAAGGAGCAGCTGAACGGAGACAAAGACCACCTGATCACTGACGACAGTGAGGCCGCGTACAGAAAGTGTCCGGGGGTCAATAACGTGGCTTATGTG TCGGACCCCGACCAAGGCCCGGTATCCCCTCACGGGAGCCCCTCCCCCACCGACGACGTCTTCCTGGgtcccgcctcctctcctccgggCCAcgcccctcccccgcccccctaCATGCCCCCTCAGCCCTCCATCGAGGAGGCGCGGCAGCAGATGCACTCCCTGCTGGACGACGCCTTCGCCCTGGTGTCGCCCACCTCTCAGGGCAGCACGGCGGGGATCACTCTCCCCGGGGTCGGCATCAACGCACCCGGCTCCAGCCCTCCGGGTCGGGGCCCCAGAGCCTGGGGTCCCAACTACCCACCTCTCGCCCCTTTCCCCAGT AGGTTCACCGAGCTGAGTCTGTCCCCTCCGTCAGTCCAGGGCCTGACACCGAG GCAGGGCCTCGGCTCCAGCTACCTGCCGCCAGGAGACGCGGCAGGCCTCGGTGAGCAGTTCCAGCCAGACAGCCTGTACTCTGGCAGGGGCCTGTACGCCGATGAGCTGCCCTCATCTGCGAGACCGCGGCCAGTTGGGGGAACTACAG GCGCCCAGTTCCATCATCTCACACAAGTGGGTCTGTCCAGCCGGTTGAACGGTTACCCGGCGGGGGCCAGAGCCGCCCCGGGCCAGAATGGAGGCCTCGGCTGGAACCACTACCATGACGACAACTTCTCCAGAGCGGAGCCCGAAAAAGACGCA ATGCCCAGGAGTGGTATCAGGGATCCTTCGGCACCGCCGCCCGCCCACCTAGATCCCCCCGTGGGGGGCTACATGTCCGCCCCGCCGCCACTGGATACGTCTCCTCCTAACCACTCCTCCGCCTCCCTGATCAAGGCCATCAGGGAGGAGCTGCTGCGTCTCTCCCAGAAACAGGCAGCTATGCCCGGCTACCACAGCTGA